In the genome of Oncorhynchus gorbuscha isolate QuinsamMale2020 ecotype Even-year unplaced genomic scaffold, OgorEven_v1.0 Un_scaffold_766, whole genome shotgun sequence, one region contains:
- the LOC124020182 gene encoding gastrula zinc finger protein XlCGF57.1-like: EETEDLINTRERADSHSESGTSPSGEPDPETSKPARAHHCSQCGKRFIRLGHLKEHMKTHTGEKPYHCSQCGKGFGQSGHLKVHERRHTGEKPYQCSQCEKKCFSPGDLKSHERTHTQSLERPFQCAQCGKRFIQSSHLKEHERIHTGEKPYQCSQCGKGFRYSGHLKVHERTHTGEKPYQCSQCQKGFFSPGDLRKHERTHLVERPFQCSQCGKRFMQSSHLKKHKRIHTGEQPFQCSHCGKSFTRLGNLKTHEMTHTGEKPFHCSFCGKRFTHLGNLKMHEMTHTGNKPYHCSQCGKGFGHSGHLKVHERTHTGEKPYQCSQCESKFFSSGDLKSHERTHTVERPFQCSQCGKSFTRLGNLNMHLRTHTGEKPYHCSDCGKRFIQLGDLKSHERTHTGDKPFQCSQCGKSFAWLGNLKMHERIHTGEKPFHCSLCGKSFTFLGTLKKHEMTHTGEKPFQCSQCGKSFTQLVNLKRHEGTHTG, translated from the coding sequence gagagagagcagactcTCATTCTGAAAGCGGGACGAGTCCTTCAGGAGAACCTGACCCAGAGACGTCCAAACCAGCGAGAGcacaccactgctcccagtgtggaaagagatttATCCGGTTAGGGCACCTGAAagaacacatgaaaacacatacaggggagaagccttaccactgctcccagtgtggaaagggttttGGACAGTCAGGGCATCTGAAGGTGCATGAAAGAagacacactggagagaagccataTCAATGCTCCCAGTGTGAAAAGAAATGTTTCTCACCAGGGGACCTGAAGTcacatgagagaacacacacacagtctttagAGAGGCCTTTTCAATGCGCTCAGTGTGGAAAGAGATTTATCCAGTCATCGCATCTGAAAGAGCATgaaagaatacacacaggagagaagccgtatcaatgctctcagtgtggaaagggttttagATACTCAGGGCATTTAAAAGTGCATGaaagaacacacactggagagaagccgtATCAATGCTCTCAGTGTCAAAAGGGTTTTTTCTCACCAGGGGACCTGAGAAAACACGAGAGAACACATTTAGTAGAGAGGCCTTTCCAATGCTCTCAATGCGGAAAGAGATTTATGCAGTCATCACATCTGAAAAAACacaagagaatacacacaggcgAACAACCGTTCCAATGCTCTCATTGTGGAAAAAGTTTTACCCGTTTGGGGAACTTGAAAACGCATGAgatgacacacacaggagagaagcctttccactGCTCCTTCTGTGGAAAACGTTTTACCCATTTAGGGAACCTGAAAATGCATGAGATGACACACACAGGAAATAAGCCTtatcactgctcccagtgtggaaaagGTTTTGGACACTCAGGGCATCTAAAAGTGCATGaaagaacacacactggagagaagccgtATCAATGCTCCCAATGTGAAAGTAAATTTTTCTCATCAGGGGACCTGAAATCACACGAGAGAACACACACTGTAGAGAGGCCTTTCCAATGctctcagtgtggaaagagttttacccggTTAGGGAATCTGAATATGCAtttgagaacacacacaggggagaagccataCCACTGTTCAGACTGTGGAAAGAGATTTATCCAGCTAGGGGACCTGAAATCACATGagcggacacacacaggagataagCCTTTCCAATGCTCTCAGTGTGGAAAAAGTTTTGCCTGGTTAGGGAACTTGAAAATgcacgagagaatacacacaggagagaagcctttccactGCTCCTTGTGCGGAAAGAGTTTTACCTTTTTAGGGACACTGAAAAAGCATGAgatgacacacacaggagagaagcctttccaatgctcccaatgtggaaagagttttacccagttAGTGAACCTGAAAAGGCAtgaaggaacacacacaggatag